The Sphingomonas sanxanigenens DSM 19645 = NX02 genome includes a region encoding these proteins:
- a CDS encoding glycosyltransferase family 4 protein, with protein sequence MRILIWGNCYPRIGGIETFVGHLAEALIDRGHAVAMLSDAPAGRTVSTHGAPVWSVPMVEPIKAGDPAAILDAIRGIRQAITAFAPDIIHYNVAAAECMLFDKVMQSAGIPAVATLHNTLLSQGQSTGARLLSRSDVVTIVSAYLHATIPDAAIRSRIRLIPNAVPARAAPGPYPARPHVFALGRMVEEKGFDTLIDAFASVVQAHHGAVLTLAGNGPIRSALEARAAARGIADAVAFPGWIEPGDVPAALASAAVVAMPSRWQEPFGLVALEAGHAARPCVAAHVGELPSIIVDGETGRLVPPDDPKALAHALIGFLADPAAAEAAGCRARQRMAAHFDFGRMVDAYVSAYECARRG encoded by the coding sequence GACCGCGGCCATGCCGTGGCCATGCTGTCCGATGCCCCGGCCGGACGAACCGTCTCGACCCACGGCGCGCCGGTTTGGAGCGTACCGATGGTCGAACCGATCAAGGCCGGCGATCCTGCGGCCATCCTCGATGCCATTCGGGGGATCCGCCAGGCGATCACCGCCTTCGCGCCGGACATCATCCACTACAATGTGGCGGCAGCCGAATGCATGCTGTTCGACAAGGTGATGCAGTCGGCCGGGATTCCGGCGGTGGCGACGCTGCACAACACGCTGCTGTCGCAGGGACAGTCGACGGGCGCGCGCCTGCTGTCTCGCTCCGACGTGGTGACCATCGTATCCGCCTATCTTCACGCGACGATTCCGGACGCGGCGATACGCAGCCGGATCCGGCTCATCCCGAACGCTGTCCCGGCACGCGCCGCGCCCGGGCCCTACCCTGCCCGCCCGCATGTCTTCGCGCTCGGCAGGATGGTCGAGGAAAAGGGGTTCGACACGCTGATCGATGCCTTCGCGTCGGTTGTGCAAGCCCATCACGGCGCGGTCCTGACGCTTGCCGGCAACGGCCCCATACGGTCGGCGCTGGAGGCACGCGCGGCGGCGCGCGGCATTGCCGACGCGGTCGCCTTTCCGGGCTGGATCGAGCCGGGCGACGTGCCCGCCGCTCTCGCGTCCGCAGCCGTGGTGGCGATGCCGTCCCGCTGGCAGGAACCGTTTGGCCTCGTCGCGCTCGAGGCGGGGCATGCGGCACGCCCCTGCGTGGCGGCGCACGTCGGCGAACTGCCCTCGATCATCGTTGACGGTGAAACCGGCCGGCTGGTGCCGCCCGACGATCCAAAAGCGCTCGCGCACGCCCTCATCGGGTTTCTCGCCGACCCTGCGGCGGCCGAAGCAGCCGGATGCCGCGCCCGGCAACGCATGGCGGCGCATTTCGACTTCGGCAGAATGGTCGATGCCTATGTCTCGGCCTATGAGTGCGCGCGGCGCGGCTGA
- a CDS encoding PqqD family protein, with translation MKYRLASDKVIGKLVDGEAVIINLDTGMYFGLDGVAAVAWDRLSAGTALEEISASLKLRFPAERLIDEELAAFARALCEQGLLAEADAAHPSASGSAVDVDWPPTYAAPAMDAYDDVAEMVALDPPLPELSHQMIDQPRRAHS, from the coding sequence ATGAAGTATCGCTTGGCGTCCGACAAGGTGATCGGCAAGCTCGTCGACGGCGAGGCGGTGATCATCAATCTCGACACCGGAATGTATTTCGGGCTCGATGGCGTGGCAGCCGTGGCATGGGATCGTCTGTCCGCCGGCACTGCGCTCGAGGAGATCAGCGCGTCCCTGAAACTGCGATTTCCGGCCGAGAGGCTGATCGACGAGGAACTGGCGGCATTCGCCCGCGCGTTGTGCGAGCAGGGGCTCCTCGCCGAAGCGGATGCCGCGCACCCGTCTGCATCGGGATCGGCCGTCGACGTCGACTGGCCGCCGACCTATGCCGCGCCGGCGATGGATGCCTATGACGATGTCGCCGAAATGGTGGCGCTCGATCCGCCCTTGCCGGAACTGTCCCACCAGATGATCGATCAGCCGCGCCGCGCGCACTCATAG
- a CDS encoding glycosyltransferase family A protein — MPVFNGAAYIGAAIESLCQQTRPPVQIVVVDDGSTDDSAARALAAGKELVTLIRQPNRGYHAARNAGLAAAQGDVIHYFDADDIAPPHALEAMIGALSANPGWDAVFGCWRNFWIDALAAERDADANRHLVGVQRGLVLMAALFRRTLLDRMPPFPESGGWAEGPLWTAELVRSGANLGRIGDVVLERRIHHDNDSRKKTLDGLIDLAFKLRKASRASTTKTDGAANS, encoded by the coding sequence ATGCCGGTATTCAACGGTGCGGCCTATATCGGGGCGGCGATCGAAAGTCTCTGCCAGCAGACGCGGCCGCCGGTTCAGATCGTGGTCGTCGACGATGGCAGCACGGATGACAGCGCCGCGCGCGCCCTTGCTGCCGGCAAGGAATTGGTGACGCTGATCCGACAACCCAATCGCGGCTATCACGCGGCGCGCAATGCCGGCCTGGCGGCCGCGCAGGGCGACGTGATCCATTATTTCGATGCAGACGATATCGCACCCCCGCATGCGCTCGAGGCGATGATCGGGGCATTGTCGGCCAATCCCGGCTGGGATGCGGTGTTCGGCTGCTGGCGCAATTTCTGGATCGACGCGCTCGCCGCAGAGCGGGATGCGGACGCGAACCGCCACCTCGTCGGCGTCCAGCGCGGACTGGTGCTGATGGCGGCATTGTTCCGCAGGACACTGCTCGATCGCATGCCGCCCTTTCCGGAAAGCGGCGGCTGGGCCGAAGGGCCGCTCTGGACGGCGGAGCTGGTCCGCAGCGGCGCGAATTTGGGGCGCATCGGCGATGTCGTGCTGGAGCGCCGGATCCACCACGACAACGACAGTCGAAAGAAAACGCTGGACGGGCTCATCGACCTGGCGTTCAAGTTGCGCAAGGCGTCGCGTGCATCGACCACCAAAACGGATGGCGCTGCAAACAGCTGA